A DNA window from Drosophila nasuta strain 15112-1781.00 unplaced genomic scaffold, ASM2355853v1 ctg52_pilon, whole genome shotgun sequence contains the following coding sequences:
- the LOC132797995 gene encoding uncharacterized protein LOC132797995 codes for MQAHDQNLAEQLRDVKQQLEQLQSHGQPAGLSSQCVQLRIPKFNKTNPQLWFSQLDRLFHLHNVTDDNKFDIISVNLEEDVIAKLEDLIASPPLTNKYAILKQRVLDKFAESSDSKLKRLLRGGETVGKKPPLISVWDENNLDKLAEIADKMLEASEPGSAFVESTALTEQQHQVDALSSKQTGMSEVTSALRALTTKVNKLQDELRQSKHAQMSRHTHDSSNDVGSKLCFYHTKFGENARKCQPACPRYQSSN; via the exons ATGCAGGCACACGATCAAAACCTCGCAGAACAACTGCGGGATGTGAAACAGCAACTCGAGCAACTGCAGTCACATGGCCAACCAGCTGGATTGTCATCGCAATGCGTACAACTTCGCATTCCGAAATTCAACAAAACTAATCCTCAGCTTTGGTTTTCTCAGTTGGATCGCCTATTTCATCTGCATAATGTCACTGACGATAACAAATTCGACATTATATCTGTGAATTTGGAGGAGGATGTCATTGCCAAACTGGAGGATCTGATCGCATCGCCACCGCTGACAAACAAATATGCCATTTTAAAGCAGCGCGTGCTCGACAAGTTCGCAGAATCATCTGACTCAAAGCTGAAAAGACTTCTGCGTGGCGGCGAAACTGTTGGCAAGAAACC ACCGCTCATTTCGGTATGGGACGAGAACAACCTTGACAAATTGGCAGAGATTGCAGATAAAATGCTTGAAGCTAGCGAGCCAGGTTCTGCATTTGTTGAGTCAACGGCACTAacagagcagcagcaccaaGTTGATGCTTTGAGCAGCAAGCAAACCGGCATGTCAGAAGTAACATCGGCATTACGAGCGCTCACTACAAAAGTCAACAAGCTTCAGGACGAGCTACGCCAATCAAAACATGCCCAAATGTCACGGCATACACATGATAGCTCTAATGATGTCGGTTCGAAACTATGTTTCTACCACACTAAATTCGGTGAGAATGCTCGCAAGTGCCAGCCAGCATGTCCACGCTACCAGTCGTCAAACTAA